A genomic window from Lotus japonicus ecotype B-129 chromosome 1, LjGifu_v1.2 includes:
- the LOC130747145 gene encoding protein ROLLING AND ERECT LEAF 2-like has protein sequence MVKVSMLHSTSQTVSLCKQRKEIIKAAKCCRYDLVTNFVLYLDSLLVLGNSLNNYVEKELLIYDNCCGHLEFSSSSDSDSDLDSLLHHVDEEEPVSIHHMLEVEDESSTSDDEEIEGAQSTSTSTEESTPKTASPRIRKNNTHIPMSHGDFGHHEHSQEMETLGTPMYYFSHYNEMYAHYSTEAFPMGVPVVVPPSHDDPMSQMHGPKKNNTVTPLPTPAPPENSTWDFLYPFSMNNDVSYEHDLDEREIRKREGIPDLEEESGEKSKESEETFHSTMGVFYQKEMDSGIRLGSGDENGTRLGSDDGNGTRLGSGDGNGTRLGSGDGNGTRLGSSDGNGTRLGSGDGTSNVTQSNAKKGAFSNKGKELIIMVRGETNEKKCDLGPKTKGQDTESSETSLQEAVVDIRNQCKYLVDCGKEFSSVIEVAKRQHHSASTKLKGMVSGLAKRCLYPSHMSYQPAPKARLLSKADMKSNQDHETSSDLLSTLERLHVWEDKLYREVKGEEKLGILYDKQFKRLKEMDDKGFDPDQIDDALAAFKLLNSEMKVAVTSISAKSREIHELRDNKLLPELNKLIDGLTRLWTVMNTCHQKQFKAIKNAKSHVHILGPGNMKKKSSSKGTLRLEKVILNWGMCFRNFINTQKTLVKHLHNWLLRFILESTKDGTNPLLPSDAEAPPIFRVCNNWYQAIDKISEVKVSEAISTFASSLHQLYVKLKEEKKLKAKLNKLVQNYQHQLQPFCDENGNNAKKCDSFIKMKPSEISILDDIPKLRVFDEDLANSRRRLVELRKKHHEVFLHVNDVASSFLHEGLTPIFDALQSFCLENLRVYEQLRLPSSGNGTDG, from the exons ATGGTTAAGGTATCAATGTTGCATTCAACATCACAAACAGTGAGTCTATGTAAACAGAGAAAGGAGATTATTAAAGCTGCTAAGTGTTGTAGGTATGATTTAGTCACAAACTTTGTGTTGTACTTGGATTCACTTTTGGTGCTAGGAAATTCCCTCAACAACTACGTGGAGAAAGAGTTGCTGATTTATGATAATTGCTGTGGCCACTTGGAgttttcctcttcctctgactctgattctgaTTTGGATTCTTTGCTTCACCATGTTGATGAGGAAGAACCAGTAAGCATTCATCATATGTTGGAAGTGGAGGACGAATCCAGCACTAGCGACGACGAGGAGATAGAGGGAGCCCAAAGCACGAGCACAAGCACTGAGGAGTCAACACCGAAGACTGCCAGTCCCCGGATTCGCAAGAACAATACTCATATTCCCATGTCACATGGAGATTTTGGACACCATGAGCATAGTCAAGAGATGGAAACTTTGGGAACTCCAATGTATTATTTTTCCCACTACAATGAAATGTATGCGCATTATAGTACTGAGGCATTTCCAATGGGTGTACCTGTAGTTGTACCCCCAAGTCATGATGATCCAATGTCTCAAATGCATGGACCTAAGAAGAATAACACTGTTACTCCCTTACCTACTCCAGCCCCACCTGAAAACTCTACATGGGATTTCTTATATCCATTTAGCATGAATAATGATGTTTCATATGAACATGATCTGGATGAGAGGGAAATAAGGAAAAGAGAAGGGATTCCTGATTTAGAAGAAGAAAGTGGTGAGAAAAGTAAAGAAAGTGAAGAAACTTTTCATTCAACCATGGGAGTTTTTTACCAGAAGGAAATGGATAGTGGAATAAGGCTTGGCTCAGGTGATGAAAATGGAACAAGGCTTGGCTCAGATGATGGAAATGGAACAAGGCTTGGCTCAGGTGATGGAAATGGAACAAGGCTTGGCTCAGGTGATGGAAATGGAACTAGGCTTGGCTCAAGTGATGGAAATGGAACTAGGCTTGGCTCAGGTGATGGCACTTCCAATGTTACACAGTCAAATGCTAAAAAGGGTGCATTTTCAAACAAAGGTAAAGAGCTTATCATTATGGTTAGGGGAGAAACAAATGAGAAGAAGTGTGACTTGGGGCCTAAGACAAAAGGGCAGGACACTGAATCTTCTGAAACCAGTCTTCAGGAAGCAGTGGTGGATATAAGGAACCAATGCAAGTATCTAGTTGATTGTGGAAAAGAATTCTCATCAGTTATAGAGGTGGCAAAGCGACAGCATCATTCTGCAAGCACCAAATTAAAGGGTATGGTCTCTGGTCTTG CAAAAAGGTGTTTGTACCCTTCACACATGTCATACCAACCAGCTCCTAAAGCAAGGTTGTTGTCCAAGGCTGATATGAAAAGCAATCAAGATCATGAAACATCAAGTGACCTTTTATCAACATTGGAGAGGCTTCATGTCTGGGAGGATAAACTCTATAGAGAAGTAAAG GGTGAAGAAAAACTTGGAATTCTCTATGATAAGCAGTTCAAGAGACTAAAGGAAATGGATGATAAAGGTTTTGACCCAGATCAGATTGATGATGCTCTTGCTGCTTTTAAACTactaaattcagaaatgaaagtAGCTGTTACATCAATCAGTGCAAAATCAAGAGAGATACATGAGTTGAGAGATAATAAGCTGCTTCCTGAACTGAATAAATTGATTGATGG CTTAACAAGATTGTGGACCGTCATGAATACATGCCATCAGAAACAATTCAAAGCTATCAAAAATGCCAAAAGTCATGTTCACATACTAGGTCCTGggaacatgaaaaaaaaatcaagctcAAAAGGTACTTTGAGACTGGAAAAGGTGATCTTGAATTGGGGAATGTGCTTCAGAAACTTCATCAACACACAGAAGACCCTTGTGAAACACTTACATAACTGGCTTCTGAGGTTCATTCTTGAATCAACTAAAGATGGGACTAATCCTCTCTTGCCAAGTGATGCAGAAGCTCCTCCTATTTTCAGAGTTTGCAACAATTGGTACCAAGCAATTGACAAAATTtcagaagttaaagtctctgaAGCCATTAGTACTTTTGCCTCAAGCTTGCACCAGTTATATGTGAAActgaaagaggaaaagaaattaaaagcTAAACTGAATAAACTTGTACAGAATTATCAGCACCAGCTTCAACCTTTTTGTGATGAGAATGGTAACAACGCTAAGAAGTGTGACTCTTTTATCAAAATGAAACCCTCAGAAATTTCTATACTGGATGATATTCCAAAACTGAGAGTTTTTGATGAAGATTTAGCAAATTCAAGGAGAAGACTGGTTGAATTGAGAAAGAAGCACCATGAAGTTTTTCTGCATGTTAATGATGTTGCTTCAAGTTTCTTACATGAGGGTCTCACTCCCATCTTTGATGCTTTGCAGAGCTTCTGTTTAGAAAATCTGAGAGTATATGAGCAGCTCAGACTTCCAAGCTCTGGTAATGGCACCGATGGATAA
- the LOC130714261 gene encoding cyclin-dependent kinase E-1-like, whose translation MGDGTSGSRSSGSNKPEWLQQYDLIGKIGEGTYGLVFLARIKSQTNRGKSIAIKKFKQSKDGDGVSPTAIREIMLLREITHENVVKLVNVHINHTDMSLYLAFDYAEHDLYEIIRHHRDKVNQSINQYTVKSLLWQLLNGLNYLHSNWIIHRDLKPSNILVMGEGEEHGVIKIADFGLARIYQAPLKPLSENGVVVTIWYRAPELLLGAKHYTSAVDMWAVGCIFAELLTLKPLFQGAEVKATPNPFQLDQLDKIFKVLGHPTLEKWPSLPNLPHWQQDTQHIQAHKYDNASLNGVVHLSPKSPAYDLLSKMLEYDPRKRITAAQALEHEYFKMDPQPGRNALVPCQPGETFVNYPTRPVDTTTDFEGTATMQSSQPVSSGAAGSMPGGHASRSVPRPVNVVGMQRMHHPGMQAYNLTSQAGMGSGMNPGGIPMQRGVPQGNQQQQLRRKDQMGMPGYPPQQKSRRM comes from the exons ATGGGAGACGGCACCTCCGGGAGCCGTAGCAGCGGCAGCAACAAGCCGGAGTGGCTGCAGCAGTATGATCTGATAGGGAAGATCGGAGAAGGAACCTACGGTCTCGTCTTCCTCGCTCGGATCAAGTCTCAAACCAATCGCGGAAAATCCATCGCCATCAAGAAATTCAAGCAATCCAAGGATGGCGACGGTGTTTCTCCCACCGCCATTCGTGAAATCATG TTACTGAGGGAGATAACACACGAGAATGTTGTGAAGCTTGTGAATGTTCACATCAATCATACTGACATGTCTCTGTATCTAGCTTTCGATTACGCCGAACATGACCTTTAT GAAATAATAAGACATCATAGAGACAAGGTTAACCAATCCATTAACCAGTACACGGTTAAATCGTTACTATGGCAGTTGCTCAATGGACTAAACTATCTGCACAG TAATTGGATTATACATCGAGATTTAAAGCCATCAAATATATTG GTTATGGGTGAAGGGGAGGAACATGGAGTTATTAAAATTGCTGACTTTGGACTTGCGAGGATATATCAAGCCCCTTTGAAGCCATTATCTGAAAATGGG GTTGTTGTAACCATTTGGTATCGTGCGCCTGAGTTGCTTCTTGGAGCGAAACATTACACCAGTGCTGTTG ATATGTGGGCTGTGGGATGCATTTTTGCTGAGTTGTTGACCTTGAAGCCACTATTTCAAGGTGCAGAAGTCAAAGCCACACCTAATCCTTTTCAG CTCGATCAACTTGACAAGATATTCAAGGTTTTAG GCCATCCCACATTAGAAAAGTGGCCTTCCTTACCAAATCTTCCCCATTGGCAACAAGATACGCAACATATACAAGCGCACAAATA TGACAATGCTAGCCTCAATGGTGTTGTACACTTATCTCCAAAAAGTCCTGCATATGACCTCTTGTCAAAGATGCTTGA ATATGATCCTCGAAAGCGTATAACAGCAGCACAAGCTTTGGAGCATGA GTATTTCAAAATGGATCCACAACCTGGGCGGAA TGCACTTGTACCCTGCCAACCTGGAGAGACATTTGTGAATTATCCCACACGTCCAGTGGACACAACAACAGATTTTGAAGGGACAGCCACCATGCAATCTTCTCAGCCG GTATCATCTGGAGCTGCAGGCAGCATGCCTGGTGGTCATGCATCAAGATCTGTCCCTCGGCCAGTGAATGTTGTTGGCATGCAAAGAATGCATCACCCGGGAATGCAAGCTTATAATCTCACGTCCCAGGCAGGGATGGGCAGTGGAATGAATCCTGGTGGAATCCCAATGCAGCGAGGTGTTCCACAAGGCAATCAGCAGCAACAG CTGAGGAGAAAAGATCAAATGGGGATGCCCGGATACCCTCCACAGCAGAAGTCAAGGCGTATGTAA
- the LOC130747138 gene encoding uncharacterized protein LOC130747138: MERRRRWERPGSSWRAEANVVLNTNLADGVAQMLAEGCYATKWCEYHCVVGHETTDCHALGKGIEKLVKAGRLRHHVRSDHRRALSSQLETLVIVGQERESSTKAISTIAGAFGGGRDTCAARKRHVRAVNSIQETSFGFRHPYIIISTEDFVGIMPYLDDPIVVLLRINNLNIRRVLLDQGRSTYIIYGDTFDWLGLEDSDLTPYTRTLVGFSGKQVWVRGFLDLDTTFGENENAKMLRVRYLVLQVVGSYNMIIGRNTLN; the protein is encoded by the coding sequence ATGGAGCGACGTCGTCGCTGGGAGCGCCCAGGATCCAGCTGGCGAGCGGAGGCAAACGTGGTACTCAACACTAACTTGGCAGACGGGGTTGCCCAAATGCTCGCCGAGGGATGTTACGCAaccaagtggtgtgagtaccattGTGTGGTCGGCCATGAAACCACCGACTGCCACGCCTTGGGAAAAGGCATTGAGAAGTTGGTTAAGGCAGGACGTTTGAGACATCATGTTAGGAGTGATCATCGTCGGGCCCTATCAAGCCAATTGGAAACCTTGGTGATCGTAGGGCAAGAGCGAGAGTCGTCGACTAAAGCCATTAGCACGATCGCCGGAGCGTTCGGGGGTGGCAGAGATACTTGTGCGGCAAGGAAGCGACATGTGAGGGCGGTGAACTCTATTCAGGAAACTTCTTTTGGCTTCAGGCACCCATATATCATTATCTCAACAGAAGACTTTGTCGGGATCATGCCTTACCTGGATGACCCAATCGTAGTCCTGTTGAGGATCAACAATTTAAACATCAGGCGTGTGCTCTTGGATCAAGGCCGTTCAACATACATCATCTATGGTGACACATTTGACTGGCTTGGTTTGGAGGATAGTGATTTGACTCCTTACACAAGGACTCTTGTGGGGTTCTCAGGTAAACAAGTTTGGGTGCGAGGGTTCCTTGATTTAGACACCACATTCGGCGAGAATGAGAACGCCAAGATGCTAagggtaaggtatctggtcttGCAAGTGGTGGGGTCTTACAACATGATCATCGGCCGGAACACCTTGAATTGA
- the LOC130714251 gene encoding uncharacterized protein LOC130714251, producing the protein MKPSEGTQTQGKVVNKDMLPLKLVRSLVLGETINHNPHILKQKHHHAHIHDNVIDPNDDDDEANENHAKSQPHNHQTRRTRTRTRRTTKLKKASLVFLPTKEIITNTYRLATIARELGLDLYPTPSLSHIIFSNSSSIPSSSTSPSTSTPSTSSASFSSLNDAVPIPFPSLSTAPLTHLRLFAKLSPRAFKIVLFDSDEHPDAAAAAFGGGVSNWDCCSASLYSRVTGNRVGTMEGFCRVLAGKGWTFFKSKKTPSTDQNGGGAVYLFRKVDVNRVRVGRVGGVGLPDGACRVRELRLPHLDFENAPLRILQYILLMTDDIFCLE; encoded by the coding sequence ATGAAACCAAGTGAAGGGACACAAACACAAGGTAAAGTAGTAAACAAAGATATGCTTCCACTAAAGCTGGTTCGTTCTCTGGTCTTAGGAGAAACCATCAACCACAACCCTCACATCCTAAAACAAAAACACCACCATGCCCACATCCATGATAATGTCATTGATcccaatgatgatgatgatgaagccAATGAAAACCATGCAAAATCCCAACCCCACAACCATCAAAcaagaagaacaagaacaagaacaagaagaacAACAAAATTGAAAAAGGCAAGTCTAGTTTTCCTCCCAACAAAAGAAATCATTACAAACACATATAGACTTGCCACCATTGCAAGGGAATTAGGCTTGGACTTGTACCCAACGCCATCACTTTcccacatcatcttctccaaTTCATCATCCATACCTTCATCATCAACATCCCCTTCAACTTCAACCCCATCAACCTCCTCCGCTTCATTCTCCTCCCTCAACGACGCCGTTCCAATCCCATTCCCTTCACTCTCAACAGCGCCACTGACCCACCTTCGTCTCTTTGCCAAACTCTCGCCACGCGCCTTCAAGATCGTCCTTTTCGACTCCGACGAGCACCCTgacgccgccgccgccgccttcGGCGGCGGCGTGAGCAACTGGGATTGCTGTTCCGCTTCTCTGTACTCGCGGGTCACCGGAAACCGGGTCGGCACGATGGAGGGGTTTTGCCGGGTCCTCGCCGGCAAAGGTTGGACCTTTTTCAAGAGCAAGAAAACCCCATCTACGGATCAGAACGGCGGTGGTGCTGTTTACCTCTTCAGGAAGGTGGATGTGAACCGGGTTCGTGTGGGTCGGGTCGGTGGAGTCGGGTTGCCTGATGGGGCGTGCAGAGTGAGGGAGCTGAGATTGCCACATTTGGATTTTGAGAATGCTCCTTTGAGGATTTTGCAGTATATTTTGTTGATGACTGATGACATCTTCTGTCTGGAGTAA